The Iamia majanohamensis genome window below encodes:
- the trmB gene encoding tRNA (guanosine(46)-N7)-methyltransferase TrmB, which translates to MTEGKRRDLARLGARLGLVLDARPLDDQLADAFGDGAPTLLDVGVGSGEATVAWARDHPDHHVLAVELHRPSIVAALRAVDEAGLATVRVADADARAVLDVAAPGDLAQLRLLFPDPWPKRRHHHRRLVDAAFVARAAEVLASGATFHLATDWPDYAAAVRALLEADDRLALVDGPPPSRPVTAYERAGVAAGRAATDLVAVRR; encoded by the coding sequence ATGACCGAGGGCAAGCGGCGCGACCTGGCCCGCCTCGGCGCCCGGCTCGGCCTGGTGCTCGACGCCCGCCCGCTCGACGACCAGCTGGCCGACGCCTTCGGCGACGGGGCCCCCACCCTGCTCGACGTGGGGGTGGGGTCGGGCGAGGCCACGGTGGCCTGGGCCCGGGACCACCCGGACCACCACGTGCTCGCCGTCGAGCTCCACCGCCCCAGCATCGTGGCCGCCCTGCGGGCCGTCGACGAGGCCGGCCTGGCCACCGTCCGGGTGGCCGACGCCGACGCCCGGGCGGTGCTCGACGTCGCCGCCCCCGGTGACCTGGCGCAGCTGCGGCTGCTCTTCCCCGACCCGTGGCCCAAGCGCCGCCACCACCACCGCCGGCTGGTCGACGCCGCCTTCGTGGCCCGGGCCGCCGAGGTCCTGGCCTCCGGTGCCACCTTCCACCTGGCGACCGACTGGCCCGACTACGCGGCGGCCGTCCGGGCCCTGCTCGAGGCCGACGACCGCCTCGCCCTGGTCGACGGGCCCCCGCCGTCCCGCCCGGTCACCGCCTACGAGCGGGCCGGCGTCGCCGCCGGGCGCGCCGCCACCGACCTGGTGGCCGTCCGCCGCTGA
- a CDS encoding transglycosylase SLT domain-containing protein, whose product MSTQTTPPRRRPVAVALAAVIALALLLGTTGCTPEETSKQAIRQTFPASVVDKAMRVAHCESRYTPDAVSRSGDYGLFQINKVTWEKTVKGWGYTWNQMFDPYINSRVALKIYQLAGNSWQPWSCRGA is encoded by the coding sequence ATGAGCACGCAGACCACCCCACCCCGGCGCCGGCCGGTGGCCGTGGCCCTCGCCGCGGTCATCGCCCTCGCCCTCCTCCTCGGCACCACCGGGTGCACCCCGGAGGAGACCTCCAAGCAGGCCATCCGCCAGACCTTCCCGGCCTCGGTGGTCGACAAGGCCATGCGAGTCGCCCACTGCGAGTCCCGCTACACCCCCGACGCCGTCAGCCGCTCGGGGGACTACGGCCTGTTCCAGATCAACAAGGTGACCTGGGAGAAGACGGTCAAGGGCTGGGGCTACACCTGGAACCAGATGTTCGACCCCTACATCAACTCCCGGGTGGCGCTGAAGATCTACCAGCTGGCGGGCAACAGCTGGCAGCCCTGGAGCTGCCGGGGCGCCTGA
- a CDS encoding metallophosphoesterase: protein MAVWFTSDLHFGHRNISRYCGRPFPDTDAGVHEMDEALVARWNEVVAPDDVVWVLGDVAMGLIDRSLPHVARLAGTKHLVAGNHDRCWDGHDDATAVARWRERYAEVGFATIDDGAELEVHGRTVRLSHFPHRGDSHAEDRFEEHRPVDDGTWLLHGHVHDTWRQHGRQVNVGVDAWAGRPVAATEVVALLDAGPRDLDPLPWTA from the coding sequence ATGGCGGTGTGGTTCACCTCGGACCTCCACTTCGGCCATCGCAACATCAGCCGCTACTGCGGTCGCCCCTTCCCGGACACCGACGCGGGCGTGCACGAGATGGACGAGGCCCTCGTGGCCCGGTGGAACGAGGTCGTCGCGCCCGACGACGTGGTGTGGGTCCTGGGCGACGTGGCCATGGGCCTCATCGACCGGTCGCTGCCCCACGTCGCCCGCCTGGCCGGCACCAAGCACCTCGTCGCCGGCAACCACGACCGCTGCTGGGACGGCCACGACGACGCGACCGCGGTGGCCCGCTGGCGCGAGCGCTACGCGGAGGTCGGCTTCGCCACCATCGACGACGGGGCCGAGCTCGAGGTCCACGGCCGCACCGTGCGCCTGTCGCACTTCCCCCACCGAGGCGACAGCCACGCCGAGGACCGCTTCGAGGAGCACCGCCCCGTCGACGACGGGACCTGGCTGCTCCACGGCCACGTCCACGACACCTGGCGCCAGCACGGCCGCCAGGTCAACGTGGGCGTCGACGCCTGGGCCGGCCGCCCGGTGGCCGCGACCGAGGTGGTCGCCCTGCTCGACGCCGGGCCCCGCGACCTCGACCCGCTGCCCTGGACGGCCTGA
- the thpD gene encoding ectoine hydroxylase has product MTTLTPTEPRVDAYPTRGVEAATITPRLDPVVHGDLRGPLEPEHLRTFEDTGVLVIPNLLSNKLVAALDDEVSALAEDDDVRSREEAVLEPGGGALRSLFAVHELDGLLGAFTKDHQLVRIARQLLGSDVYIHQSRINLKPGFRGKEFYWHSDFETWHAEDGMPRMRAVSASVLLTPNNPWNGPLLTMAGSHKWFTSCVGETPPEHFRESLRKQEIGVPDDDSLRELARRGQIQQALGPAGTVVFFECNVMHGSNGNISPDPRRNVFLVFNSVENALEEPFAAPAPRPEHIASRTFDPV; this is encoded by the coding sequence GTGACCACGCTCACGCCCACCGAACCCCGCGTCGACGCCTACCCCACCCGCGGCGTCGAGGCCGCCACCATCACCCCCCGCCTGGACCCGGTCGTCCACGGTGACCTCCGCGGCCCGCTTGAGCCCGAGCACCTCCGCACCTTCGAGGACACCGGCGTGCTGGTGATCCCCAACCTGCTGTCCAACAAGCTGGTCGCGGCCCTCGACGACGAGGTCAGCGCCCTGGCCGAGGACGACGACGTCCGCTCCCGCGAGGAGGCCGTGCTCGAGCCCGGCGGCGGGGCCCTGCGGTCCCTGTTCGCGGTGCACGAGCTCGACGGGCTGCTGGGGGCCTTCACCAAGGACCACCAGCTGGTGCGCATCGCCCGCCAGCTGCTCGGCAGCGACGTCTACATCCACCAGAGCCGCATCAACCTGAAGCCCGGGTTCCGGGGCAAGGAGTTCTACTGGCACTCCGACTTCGAGACCTGGCACGCGGAGGACGGCATGCCCCGCATGCGCGCCGTCAGCGCGTCGGTGCTGCTCACCCCGAACAACCCGTGGAACGGGCCGCTGCTCACCATGGCCGGCTCCCACAAGTGGTTCACGTCGTGCGTGGGCGAGACCCCGCCCGAGCACTTCCGCGAGTCGCTGCGCAAGCAGGAGATCGGCGTGCCCGACGACGACAGCCTCCGCGAGCTGGCCCGCCGGGGCCAGATCCAGCAGGCCCTCGGGCCGGCCGGCACCGTCGTGTTCTTCGAGTGCAACGTGATGCACGGCTCCAACGGCAACATCAGCCCGGACCCCCGGCGCAACGTGTTCCTCGTGTTCAACAGCGTCGAGAACGCGCTGGAGGAGCCGTTCGCGGCGCCCGCACCCCGTCCGGAGCACATCGCCAGCCGCACCTTCGACCCGGTCTGA
- a CDS encoding alpha/beta hydrolase, with the protein MHRSSPRPAARPAGRWRARAALTVVALVGLVAACSAPADAPGAEGPTPPDATPTTDGAGPDRECPSGAASTRTVAYRDPVPAGVDPDLVSLDLTLPERSDPCAPVPVLVYVHGGAFALGDKANGVADKERLARQEGWAFASVNHRLSPNPPSSEPDRVRHPTHVEDVAAAVAWLADEGPALGVDGDRIVLMGHSAGAFLVTLAGVDLTYLHDAGVSEAQVPCVVSLDTRYDPRTEAADGGLAEVMYRNAFGDDPAAWDAVSPLRLVRPKQGTPDMFLVTRGTAARRAATEDFADALRDARVPVEVLDARPLDHEGVNAAVGAPGDTVVTPPLVAFLRRCVATDVPRPKG; encoded by the coding sequence GTGCACCGCTCGTCCCCCCGCCCCGCAGCCCGCCCTGCGGGGCGGTGGCGCGCCCGGGCCGCGCTCACCGTCGTCGCCCTGGTCGGCCTGGTGGCGGCGTGCAGCGCGCCGGCCGACGCCCCCGGGGCCGAGGGCCCGACACCGCCCGACGCGACGCCGACCACCGACGGGGCGGGCCCCGACCGAGAGTGCCCATCGGGCGCGGCCTCGACCCGCACGGTGGCCTACCGCGACCCCGTCCCCGCCGGCGTCGACCCGGACCTGGTGTCGCTCGACCTCACCCTCCCCGAGCGATCGGACCCCTGCGCGCCGGTGCCGGTGCTCGTCTACGTCCACGGCGGCGCCTTCGCCCTCGGCGACAAGGCCAACGGGGTGGCCGACAAGGAGCGCCTGGCCCGCCAGGAGGGCTGGGCCTTCGCCAGCGTCAACCACCGCCTCTCACCGAACCCGCCGTCGTCGGAGCCCGACCGGGTCAGGCACCCGACCCACGTGGAGGACGTCGCCGCGGCCGTGGCCTGGCTGGCCGACGAGGGCCCGGCGCTGGGGGTGGACGGCGACCGCATCGTGCTCATGGGCCACTCCGCCGGCGCCTTCCTCGTCACCCTGGCCGGCGTCGACCTGACCTACCTGCACGACGCCGGCGTGAGCGAGGCCCAGGTGCCGTGCGTGGTCTCCCTCGACACGCGCTACGACCCCCGCACCGAGGCCGCCGACGGCGGCCTGGCCGAGGTGATGTACCGCAACGCGTTCGGCGACGACCCGGCGGCCTGGGACGCGGTGTCGCCGCTGCGCCTGGTGCGGCCCAAGCAGGGCACGCCGGACATGTTCCTCGTCACCCGGGGCACCGCCGCGCGCCGGGCCGCCACCGAGGACTTCGCCGACGCCCTCCGGGACGCACGGGTGCCGGTGGAGGTGCTCGACGCCCGCCCGCTCGACCACGAGGGGGTCAACGCCGCGGTGGGGGCGCCGGGGGACACCGTCGTGACCCCGCCGCTGGTCGCCTTCCTACGCCGCTGCGTGGCCACCGACGTCCCTCGCCCCAAGGGCTGA
- a CDS encoding DMT family transporter: protein MTARPRPLVLAVVVGTGVVAVSTGALFTRAAYQAAGAGTLGGGLLLALSRMGVTCLLSSGAWARRASRPGPLPPGTRRRTVVAGLLLGLHFATWLPSLAFTSIAASVTLVTTVPIWVALMMWLRGERPSARSAAGIAIAVAGGALVAFGDAGGADAGSNPLLGDALALVAAITFAAHLMLSRSVQQRGLGLWQWTSVVTAIGFLTVLPLGLLVAPGDGPYPLGFWLAAVGLALVPQMVGHSSFTWSVRWLSPTLVSVAILLEPLLSSLGGIVLFDEVPGPLVAVGAVVLVAGVAVTTVAESGTAPTPAEEAVIPT from the coding sequence GTGACGGCCCGCCCCCGTCCGCTCGTCCTGGCCGTGGTCGTCGGCACCGGCGTGGTCGCGGTGTCCACCGGGGCCCTCTTCACCCGGGCCGCCTACCAGGCCGCGGGGGCGGGCACCCTCGGCGGTGGGCTCCTCCTCGCCCTGTCGCGCATGGGGGTGACGTGCCTGCTCTCGAGCGGGGCCTGGGCCCGGCGGGCCAGCCGACCGGGGCCCCTGCCGCCCGGCACCCGACGCCGCACGGTGGTCGCCGGCCTCCTCCTCGGGCTCCACTTCGCCACCTGGCTGCCGTCGCTCGCCTTCACGTCCATCGCCGCCAGCGTGACCCTGGTGACCACCGTCCCGATCTGGGTGGCCCTGATGATGTGGCTGCGCGGCGAGCGGCCCTCGGCCCGCAGCGCCGCCGGCATCGCCATCGCCGTGGCGGGGGGCGCCCTGGTGGCCTTCGGCGACGCCGGCGGGGCCGACGCCGGCAGCAACCCGCTCCTGGGCGACGCCCTCGCCCTCGTGGCCGCCATCACCTTCGCCGCCCACCTGATGCTGAGCCGGTCCGTGCAGCAGCGGGGCCTCGGGCTGTGGCAGTGGACCTCGGTGGTCACCGCCATCGGCTTCCTCACCGTGCTGCCCCTGGGCCTGCTCGTCGCCCCCGGCGACGGCCCCTACCCCCTGGGCTTCTGGCTCGCCGCCGTCGGCCTCGCCCTGGTGCCCCAGATGGTGGGCCACTCCTCGTTCACCTGGTCGGTGCGGTGGCTGAGCCCCACCCTCGTGTCGGTGGCCATCCTCCTCGAGCCGCTGCTCTCCAGCCTGGGCGGCATCGTGCTCTTCGACGAGGTGCCAGGACCCCTGGTGGCGGTGGGCGCCGTCGTCCTCGTGGCCGGCGTCGCCGTGACGACGGTGGCCGAGTCCGGCACCGCCCCGACGCCCGCCGAGGAGGCCGTGATCCCCACCTGA
- the ectB gene encoding diaminobutyrate--2-oxoglutarate transaminase — METFERLESEVRGYCRSWPAVFASAEGCHLVDEDGRRYLDFFAGAGALNYGHNPPALMEALSAHIAGNGIIHGLDMATTTKRDFLQRFEEVVLTPRSLEYKVQFPGPTGTNAVESALKLARKVTGRERIVGFTNAFHGMTLGSLAVTGNSMKRKGAGVPLHMADSMPYDGFLDDDADSLGYLEAMLDDDGSGLDKPAAVILETIQAEGGINVATTEWLRGLQDLCRRHDILFIIDDIQVGCGRTGPFFSWEEMGLDPDIICLSKSLSGSGLPFALVLMKPEHDVWEPGEHNGTFRGNNAAFVTATAALETFWTDDALTKETLRKADKITSGLKQLATDHPGLVDDLRGRGLIQGFGTTDPEVADSITSEAFDRGLIIETAGPADEVVKLLPPLIVGDEHIDTAMAIIAESMEATIDRLGDQLVSSEVDAS, encoded by the coding sequence CCGTGTTCGCCTCCGCCGAGGGCTGCCACCTCGTCGACGAGGACGGCCGCCGCTACCTGGACTTCTTCGCCGGGGCCGGCGCCCTGAACTACGGCCACAACCCACCCGCCCTCATGGAGGCCCTCTCCGCCCACATCGCGGGCAACGGCATCATCCACGGCCTCGACATGGCCACCACCACCAAGCGCGACTTCCTGCAGCGCTTCGAGGAGGTCGTCCTCACCCCTCGGAGCCTCGAGTACAAGGTCCAGTTCCCCGGCCCCACCGGCACCAACGCCGTCGAGTCCGCCCTCAAGCTGGCCCGCAAGGTCACCGGCCGCGAGCGCATCGTCGGCTTCACCAACGCCTTCCACGGCATGACCCTGGGCAGCCTCGCCGTCACCGGCAACAGCATGAAGCGCAAGGGGGCCGGCGTCCCGCTGCACATGGCCGACTCCATGCCCTACGACGGCTTCCTCGACGACGACGCCGACTCCCTCGGCTACCTCGAGGCCATGCTCGACGACGACGGCAGCGGCCTCGACAAGCCCGCCGCCGTGATCCTCGAGACCATCCAGGCCGAGGGCGGCATCAACGTGGCCACCACCGAGTGGCTCCGGGGCCTCCAGGACCTGTGCCGCCGCCACGACATCCTCTTCATCATCGACGACATCCAGGTCGGCTGCGGCCGCACCGGGCCGTTCTTCAGCTGGGAGGAGATGGGCCTCGACCCCGACATCATCTGCCTGTCGAAGTCCCTCTCCGGCTCCGGGCTCCCCTTCGCCCTCGTGCTCATGAAGCCCGAGCACGACGTGTGGGAGCCGGGCGAGCACAACGGCACCTTCCGCGGCAACAACGCCGCCTTCGTCACCGCCACCGCCGCGCTCGAGACCTTCTGGACCGACGACGCCCTCACCAAGGAGACGCTGCGGAAGGCCGACAAGATCACCAGCGGGCTCAAGCAGCTGGCGACCGACCACCCCGGCCTGGTCGACGACCTGCGGGGCCGTGGCCTCATCCAGGGCTTCGGCACGACCGACCCCGAGGTGGCCGACTCCATCACCTCCGAGGCCTTCGACCGCGGCCTCATCATCGAGACCGCGGGCCCGGCCGACGAGGTCGTGAAGCTGCTGCCGCCCCTCATCGTGGGCGACGAGCACATCGACACGGCCATGGCCATCATCGCCGAGTCGATGGAGGCCACCATCGACCGCCTGGGCGACCAGCTGGTGAGCTCGGAGGTGGACGCGTCGTGA
- a CDS encoding acyl-ACP desaturase, which produces MPSDTALLAELTPTLERLVDRHLETSKEWFPHELVPWERGDAATAGRDWDEDAHPLPAAVRSSLFVNLLTEDNLPYYFSTIDGVFGAGDAWGTWARRWTAEEGRHSIVIRDYLTVAGLVDPVALERARMHQVSHGVVPEPATPLDALVYVALQELATRIAHRATGKLLDDRAGYQVMARVAADENLHHLLYRDLVSAALEIDPSGTVEAIERQVTDFEMPGTGIVDFEAHAMAIAKAGIYDLEVHHDQILVPVVLRHWAVEDLEGLTPAAEEARARLVRRVERVGKAGRRLAQRWVESGARTDAERVPVPA; this is translated from the coding sequence ATGCCCTCCGACACCGCCCTGCTCGCCGAGCTCACCCCCACCCTCGAGCGGCTGGTCGACCGGCACCTCGAGACCAGCAAGGAGTGGTTCCCCCACGAGCTGGTGCCCTGGGAGCGCGGCGACGCGGCCACCGCCGGCCGGGACTGGGACGAGGACGCCCACCCCCTGCCCGCCGCGGTGCGCTCCTCGCTGTTCGTGAACCTCCTCACCGAGGACAACCTGCCGTACTACTTCTCGACCATCGACGGGGTGTTCGGCGCGGGCGACGCCTGGGGCACCTGGGCCCGGCGCTGGACGGCCGAGGAGGGGCGCCACTCCATCGTCATCCGCGACTACCTGACCGTGGCCGGGCTGGTCGACCCCGTGGCCCTGGAGCGGGCCCGCATGCACCAGGTCTCCCACGGCGTGGTGCCCGAGCCCGCCACCCCCCTCGACGCCCTCGTCTACGTGGCCCTCCAGGAGCTGGCCACCCGCATCGCCCACCGGGCCACGGGCAAGCTGCTCGACGACCGGGCCGGCTACCAGGTCATGGCCCGGGTGGCGGCCGACGAGAACCTCCACCACCTGCTCTACCGCGACCTGGTGAGCGCGGCGCTCGAGATCGACCCCTCGGGCACCGTCGAGGCCATCGAGCGCCAGGTCACCGACTTCGAGATGCCCGGCACCGGCATCGTCGACTTCGAGGCCCACGCCATGGCCATCGCCAAGGCCGGCATCTACGACCTCGAGGTCCACCACGACCAGATCCTCGTCCCCGTGGTGCTCCGCCACTGGGCCGTCGAGGACCTCGAGGGCCTGACCCCCGCGGCCGAGGAGGCCCGGGCCCGCCTCGTTCGCCGGGTCGAGCGGGTCGGCAAGGCCGGGCGCCGCCTGGCCCAGCGCTGGGTCGAGTCCGGGGCCCGGACCGACGCCGAGCGGGTGCCCGTCCCGGCCTGA
- a CDS encoding transglycosylase SLT domain-containing protein: MKRFLPLLLVAGMLLGATACSPEDISRDAIQKWFPDWAEDKAIRVAHCESRLQPDAVSPGGGNWGLFQINRASWERTVNNMGYDWSQMKDAYINSKVALHIFKVAGNSWQPWGCRHA; the protein is encoded by the coding sequence GTGAAGCGCTTCCTCCCCCTCCTCCTCGTCGCTGGCATGCTCCTCGGGGCCACCGCCTGCAGCCCGGAGGACATCTCCCGGGACGCCATCCAGAAGTGGTTCCCGGACTGGGCCGAGGACAAGGCCATCCGGGTCGCCCACTGCGAGTCCCGCCTCCAGCCCGACGCCGTCAGCCCCGGCGGCGGCAACTGGGGCCTGTTCCAGATCAACCGCGCCTCCTGGGAGCGGACGGTCAACAACATGGGCTACGACTGGAGCCAGATGAAGGACGCCTACATCAACTCCAAGGTGGCGTTGCACATCTTCAAGGTCGCCGGCAACAGCTGGCAGCCGTGGGGCTGTCGCCACGCCTGA
- a CDS encoding SRPBCC family protein, producing MTTTSHPETTLTLDDDLPVVRITREFDAPPAQVFRAHVDPDLVVRWMGPRDLEMHIETWECRTGGAYRFLHAREGEEHWFHGSFHDVRPDEVIIQTFTYEGMPDSVSLERLELEDIGGGRTRLVTTSMADSFEARDAMVSSGMEHGVREGYERLDEVLAG from the coding sequence ATGACCACCACCTCCCACCCCGAGACCACCCTGACCCTCGACGACGACCTGCCCGTGGTCCGCATCACCCGGGAGTTCGACGCCCCGCCGGCCCAGGTGTTCCGGGCCCACGTCGACCCCGACCTGGTCGTGCGGTGGATGGGCCCCCGCGACCTCGAGATGCACATCGAGACCTGGGAGTGCCGCACCGGCGGCGCCTACCGCTTCCTCCACGCGCGCGAGGGCGAGGAGCACTGGTTCCACGGCTCGTTCCACGACGTCCGCCCCGACGAGGTCATCATCCAGACCTTCACCTACGAGGGCATGCCCGACTCCGTGTCGCTCGAGCGCCTGGAGCTGGAGGACATCGGCGGGGGCCGCACCCGCCTGGTCACCACCTCGATGGCCGACTCCTTCGAGGCCCGCGACGCCATGGTCAGCAGCGGCATGGAGCACGGCGTGCGAGAGGGCTACGAGCGCCTCGACGAGGTCCTCGCCGGCTGA
- a CDS encoding helix-turn-helix transcriptional regulator, with translation MNRTDRLYALTEELRRAGPAGRTSAQLADRFEVAARTIKRDVTALQEAGVPIWATAGPGGGYALDPAATLPPLTFSAREATALAVALALSRDLPFAPDGRTALTKLLGAMRPEDREAAAALGGRVLYRSAHGAEADGSPLRPPRPAAARVVDEAIRDQVVVVLDYTDADGRSTERRPVEPLTYALTGERWYLLGWCRRRRGGRWFRLDRIDRAVLTTERVAPRDLEEVFGPVPAGVGPVVLDPA, from the coding sequence GTGAACCGCACCGACCGCCTCTACGCCCTCACCGAGGAGCTGCGCCGGGCCGGACCCGCGGGGCGGACCAGTGCCCAGCTGGCGGACCGCTTCGAGGTGGCGGCCCGGACGATCAAGCGCGACGTCACCGCCCTCCAGGAGGCGGGCGTCCCCATCTGGGCCACGGCCGGCCCGGGAGGCGGTTACGCCCTCGACCCCGCGGCCACGCTGCCGCCGCTCACCTTCTCGGCCCGCGAGGCCACCGCCCTGGCCGTGGCCCTGGCCCTGTCGCGGGACCTGCCCTTCGCCCCCGACGGCCGCACCGCCCTCACCAAGCTGCTGGGCGCCATGCGCCCCGAGGACCGCGAGGCCGCGGCGGCGCTGGGCGGACGGGTCCTGTACCGCAGCGCCCACGGCGCCGAGGCCGACGGCAGCCCCCTGCGCCCCCCGAGGCCGGCGGCGGCCCGGGTGGTGGACGAGGCCATCCGCGACCAGGTGGTCGTGGTGCTCGACTACACCGACGCCGACGGGCGCAGCACGGAGCGCCGCCCGGTGGAGCCGCTCACCTACGCCCTCACCGGTGAGCGCTGGTACCTCCTCGGGTGGTGCCGTCGACGTCGGGGCGGCCGTTGGTTCCGCCTCGACCGCATCGACCGGGCCGTGCTCACCACCGAGCGCGTCGCACCCCGCGACCTCGAGGAGGTCTTCGGTCCCGTCCCGGCCGGCGTGGGACCGGTGGTGCTCGACCCGGCCTGA
- a CDS encoding ectoine synthase has product MIVRTLNDIVGTERDVKAETWSSRRLLLADDRVGFSLHDTLIGAGTETTMWYRNHIEAVYCIEGDGTLTDTATGDVHEIGPGTVYLLNEHDHHVLRARTQMRMVCVFNPPCTGAETHDEDGVYPLIELDDLEEGMPA; this is encoded by the coding sequence GTGATCGTCCGCACCCTGAACGACATCGTCGGCACCGAGCGCGACGTCAAGGCCGAGACCTGGAGCTCGCGCCGGCTGCTGCTGGCCGACGACCGGGTCGGCTTCTCCCTGCACGACACGCTCATCGGCGCCGGCACCGAGACCACCATGTGGTACCGGAACCACATCGAGGCCGTGTACTGCATCGAGGGTGACGGCACCCTCACCGACACCGCCACCGGCGACGTCCACGAGATCGGCCCCGGCACCGTCTACCTGCTGAACGAGCACGACCACCACGTGCTGCGGGCCCGGACCCAGATGCGCATGGTGTGCGTGTTCAACCCGCCCTGCACCGGGGCCGAGACCCACGACGAGGACGGGGTCTACCCGCTCATCGAGCTGGACGACCTCGAGGAAGGAATGCCCGCGTGA
- a CDS encoding ArsR/SmtB family transcription factor: protein MTADPLDRVFSALADPTRRDMVARLTEGDATVGELAEPYAVSLQAVSKHLRVLEDAGLVSRSREAQRRPVHLEAEVLDLMTAWIERHRRRAEERYRRLDDVLRDLPDDVDPTPPPPGDEP from the coding sequence ATGACCGCCGACCCGCTCGACCGGGTGTTCTCGGCCCTGGCCGACCCCACCCGGCGCGACATGGTGGCCCGCCTCACCGAGGGCGACGCCACCGTCGGCGAGCTGGCGGAGCCCTACGCCGTGAGCCTCCAGGCCGTGTCCAAGCACCTCCGCGTGCTGGAGGACGCCGGCCTGGTCAGCCGCTCCCGGGAGGCGCAGCGCCGCCCGGTCCACCTGGAGGCGGAGGTGCTCGACCTGATGACCGCATGGATCGAGCGCCACCGCCGCCGGGCCGAGGAGCGCTACCGGCGCCTCGACGACGTCCTCCGGGACCTGCCCGACGACGTCGACCCCACCCCCCCACCACCCGGAGACGAGCCATGA
- a CDS encoding nuclear transport factor 2 family protein: MSHSREEVEAAVLAYIATRDRIDAGEGTWADLAVHFTDDAVFIDPAWGRCEGLEEMRRTVFGAAMDGLEGWTFPTDFFVIDGDTVVVKWRQVIPGTDGRSHEQSGISTLLYAGDGRFRYEEDLLNMAHVMEGIVASGYQPPEGKAWPVPPAEIDRDFSVPGSA, translated from the coding sequence ATGAGCCACAGCCGCGAGGAGGTCGAGGCCGCCGTCCTCGCCTACATCGCCACCCGCGACCGCATCGACGCCGGCGAGGGCACCTGGGCCGACCTGGCCGTCCACTTCACCGACGACGCCGTGTTCATCGACCCGGCCTGGGGTCGCTGCGAGGGGCTGGAGGAGATGCGCCGGACCGTGTTCGGCGCAGCCATGGACGGCCTCGAGGGGTGGACCTTCCCCACCGACTTCTTCGTCATCGACGGCGACACCGTGGTGGTGAAGTGGCGCCAGGTGATCCCGGGCACCGACGGGCGCAGCCACGAGCAGTCCGGCATCTCGACCCTCCTCTACGCGGGCGACGGCCGCTTCCGCTACGAGGAGGACCTCCTCAACATGGCCCACGTCATGGAGGGCATCGTGGCCAGCGGCTACCAGCCCCCCGAGGGCAAGGCCTGGCCCGTGCCCCCGGCGGAGATCGACCGCGACTTCTCGGTGCCCGGGTCCGCCTGA
- a CDS encoding alpha/beta fold hydrolase — MTDAQAPTHLLTRPDGRTVAVDVAGPDDAPVVVFLHSSPGSRRFDPDPAVTASAAVRLVTLDRPGYGASGPWPEGTVPTVAGCADDVAAALDLLGAADAAVVGWSAGGRVAAGVAARHPDWVRALALVGTPSPADGSWIPPEHHAMLDPLRDDPASATAALTAILAQFMGDDPEGALAANTGDADAALLGDPDVRARVLAMHAEALRQGPVGIAADIVADQVADWGYDPAAIGAPAHVFSSEDDFITPSHLAWWADTMVDTTVHTTSGIGHMLVVTQWAEVLAAVGHPVR, encoded by the coding sequence ATGACCGATGCTCAGGCCCCCACCCACCTCCTCACCCGCCCCGACGGCCGCACCGTGGCCGTCGACGTGGCCGGGCCCGACGACGCGCCCGTCGTCGTGTTCCTCCACTCCTCGCCCGGCTCCCGGCGCTTCGACCCCGACCCCGCGGTGACCGCGTCCGCTGCGGTCCGCCTCGTCACCCTCGACCGCCCGGGCTACGGCGCCTCCGGCCCGTGGCCCGAGGGCACGGTGCCCACCGTCGCCGGGTGCGCCGACGACGTGGCCGCCGCCCTCGACCTCCTCGGCGCGGCCGACGCCGCCGTCGTCGGCTGGTCGGCCGGGGGGCGGGTGGCCGCCGGCGTCGCCGCCCGCCACCCCGACTGGGTGCGGGCCCTGGCCCTGGTGGGCACGCCGTCGCCGGCCGACGGCTCGTGGATCCCGCCCGAGCACCACGCCATGCTCGACCCGCTGCGGGACGACCCGGCGTCGGCCACCGCCGCCCTCACCGCCATCCTCGCCCAGTTCATGGGGGACGACCCCGAGGGGGCGCTGGCCGCCAACACCGGCGACGCCGACGCCGCCCTGCTGGGAGACCCCGACGTCCGGGCTCGCGTCCTCGCCATGCACGCCGAGGCCCTGCGCCAGGGGCCGGTCGGCATCGCGGCCGACATCGTCGCCGACCAGGTCGCCGACTGGGGCTACGACCCGGCGGCCATCGGCGCCCCCGCCCACGTGTTCTCCAGCGAGGACGACTTCATCACGCCGAGCCACCTGGCCTGGTGGGCCGACACCATGGTCGACACCACGGTGCACACGACCTCCGGCATCGGCCACATGCTGGTGGTCACCCAGTGGGCCGAGGTCCTCGCTGCGGTCGGCCACCCCGTGCGCTGA